The Geoglobus acetivorans genome window below encodes:
- a CDS encoding metallopeptidase TldD-related protein yields MRYYEIREVKAYSLQLSLEDGKIERPRAVKEHGKAFRVLKNGFWGYFTGNVEDEEGLYRAEKCAVGKGNADVDDLPFEGRFVLKPEKDFEGIALEDKIAFLRELEGMIRAEGIVSTRIVYIENVREVRITSSNGGDIYYRVPRCGIVMQAFAKGKTLQYHSERELSVGGFEIAEKALEKADKVAEIAVKLSNADSPPAGRMNVIMDPSLTGVFIHEAFGHAVEGDHVLQNATVLKDMIGKKVADESVSVYDDPTLKEFGFYPFDDEGYQAERTPIIENGILKNFLNSRESGKRLGGRPGNGRADGLEPPIVRMSNTFIEAGDYSLDELIGEAKEGVMLYGSRGGETNPATGFFHFNAQYGFLIRKGEVAGMVRDVSLSGNTLEILKEIRLGDEISFDPGFCGKAGQAVPISDGGPPALVKAFVGGE; encoded by the coding sequence ATGAGGTATTACGAGATCAGAGAGGTTAAAGCTTATTCCCTTCAGCTCAGTCTCGAGGATGGTAAAATAGAGAGGCCGAGAGCTGTCAAAGAGCATGGGAAGGCGTTCAGAGTTCTTAAAAATGGTTTCTGGGGATATTTCACCGGAAACGTTGAGGATGAGGAGGGGCTTTACAGGGCTGAGAAATGCGCAGTGGGAAAAGGGAATGCTGATGTGGATGACCTGCCTTTTGAGGGCAGGTTTGTCTTAAAGCCTGAAAAAGATTTCGAGGGGATTGCGTTAGAGGACAAGATCGCCTTCCTGAGAGAGCTTGAAGGTATGATCAGGGCTGAAGGAATCGTAAGCACGAGGATAGTGTATATTGAGAACGTTAGGGAAGTAAGGATTACTAGCTCAAACGGAGGAGACATTTACTACAGGGTACCGAGATGTGGGATTGTGATGCAGGCGTTTGCGAAAGGCAAGACGCTGCAGTACCACTCAGAGAGAGAATTATCGGTTGGGGGATTTGAAATTGCCGAAAAAGCGTTGGAAAAGGCAGACAAAGTTGCTGAAATTGCTGTAAAACTCTCAAACGCCGATTCTCCCCCGGCAGGAAGAATGAACGTGATAATGGATCCCTCACTTACGGGTGTTTTCATACATGAAGCTTTCGGACACGCTGTCGAGGGGGACCACGTACTCCAGAACGCCACAGTGCTTAAAGACATGATTGGGAAGAAGGTGGCTGACGAAAGCGTCAGTGTTTATGATGACCCGACGCTGAAAGAATTCGGCTTTTATCCGTTTGATGATGAAGGGTATCAAGCTGAAAGAACGCCCATTATAGAGAACGGCATTCTGAAGAACTTCCTCAATTCAAGAGAGAGCGGAAAAAGGCTTGGAGGTAGACCAGGAAACGGGAGAGCAGACGGTCTTGAGCCACCGATAGTGAGGATGAGCAACACGTTTATTGAAGCGGGAGATTACAGCCTCGATGAGCTTATTGGGGAGGCAAAAGAGGGTGTTATGCTTTACGGCTCAAGGGGAGGAGAGACGAACCCGGCAACCGGTTTCTTTCACTTCAACGCCCAGTACGGATTTCTGATTCGTAAAGGCGAGGTTGCGGGGATGGTGAGAGACGTGTCCTTAAGCGGAAACACTCTCGAAATTCTGAAAGAGATCAGGCTCGGGGATGAGATTTCGTTTGATCCAGGGTTCTGCGGGAAAGCAGGCCAGGCCGTTCCGATCTCAGATGGTGGACCTCCCGCACTTGTAAAAGCGTTTGTCGGAGGGGAGTAG